In Aestuariibaculum lutulentum, one DNA window encodes the following:
- a CDS encoding LUD domain-containing protein: protein MSLFRKIFGSKSNTSDDEIKSDERGKYMPEIKLPIDERFTINFKANGGKFLYCENLNEIFQNLQSILEENAWEDKTALVVDEHLISKFKSFGFKMSNKVSEASFFLTTCENLIANDGSLLISSKQIFEKKLPELPENFVVFATTSQIVENIGEGLRGIKAKNKQKIPTNITTIKHFKSSHEKDFLSYGSSAKNLYLLLLEDL from the coding sequence ATGAGTCTTTTTAGAAAAATTTTTGGTTCAAAATCTAATACGTCAGACGACGAAATAAAGTCGGATGAAAGAGGCAAATACATGCCTGAAATAAAACTCCCTATAGATGAAAGGTTTACTATAAATTTTAAAGCTAATGGTGGTAAATTTCTGTATTGTGAGAATTTGAATGAAATCTTTCAGAACCTACAAAGTATACTTGAAGAAAATGCTTGGGAAGACAAAACAGCTTTAGTCGTCGACGAACATTTAATTTCAAAATTTAAAAGTTTTGGTTTTAAGATGTCAAATAAAGTTAGCGAAGCTTCTTTTTTCTTAACCACTTGCGAAAATTTAATTGCCAACGATGGCTCTTTACTTATTTCTTCTAAACAAATTTTCGAAAAGAAATTACCTGAATTACCTGAAAATTTTGTCGTTTTTGCCACAACCAGTCAAATTGTTGAAAACATAGGTGAAGGCTTAAGAGGCATTAAGGCAAAAAACAAACAAAAAATACCAACAAATATCACGACCATAAAACATTTTAAATCGAGTCACGAAAAAGATTTTCTTAGTTACGGTAGTAGCGCCAAAAACTTATACTTACTCCTTTTAGAAGATTTATAG
- a CDS encoding phosphatidate cytidylyltransferase translates to MKEILTRSLSGVLYVLLLLVCMQFEHLLIGLFFIFGLISLNEFNKLIELKNFVPYIIFVILYTIFGYWHLIINTKGLDEATQILMVLSIFVNLFLIKDLFSEKTIPLFSSKRFLLTTFYLSSAFVFLILIAGYHDTYNPNILLGSFLLVWINDSFAYLVGKNFGKQKLFEKISPKKTVEGFMGGLFFSCIASYFISTFAETLNFTSWLVLSIIISVFGTLGDLVESKFKRQANVKDSGVIMPGHGGLLDRLDSIIFTAPFIYLFLRLLHYVS, encoded by the coding sequence ATGAAAGAAATTCTAACTCGATCACTTTCCGGCGTACTTTACGTCCTGCTTTTGCTTGTTTGCATGCAATTCGAGCATTTACTAATAGGCCTGTTTTTTATTTTTGGTTTGATATCCTTGAACGAATTCAATAAGCTAATTGAATTAAAAAACTTTGTCCCTTATATCATATTCGTTATCCTTTATACCATTTTTGGTTACTGGCATTTAATCATTAACACAAAAGGACTTGATGAAGCCACGCAGATACTTATGGTACTTAGTATTTTTGTGAATCTATTCTTGATTAAAGATTTGTTCTCCGAAAAAACAATACCCCTTTTCAGCTCTAAACGATTTCTTCTAACCACATTCTATCTGTCGAGTGCCTTCGTATTTTTAATTTTAATAGCCGGCTATCACGATACCTATAACCCTAATATTTTATTGGGATCCTTTCTTTTAGTGTGGATTAACGATTCATTCGCATATTTGGTTGGAAAGAATTTTGGCAAGCAAAAACTTTTCGAAAAAATATCTCCGAAAAAAACTGTTGAAGGTTTTATGGGCGGACTATTTTTTTCGTGCATAGCAAGTTATTTTATTAGTACCTTTGCGGAAACTTTAAACTTTACAAGCTGGCTAGTCTTAAGCATTATCATTAGTGTTTTCGGGACTTTAGGAGACTTGGTAGAGTCTAAATTTAAAAGACAAGCTAACGTTAAGGACAGTGGTGTTATTATGCCTGGACACGGTGGATTATTAGACCGATTAGATAGCATTATATTTACTGCCCCGTTTATTTATTTATTTTTAAGATTGTTACATTATGTTTCATAA
- a CDS encoding phosphatidylserine decarboxylase family protein — translation MFHKEGYKIIIVTFILVISSTVLVDNFVTIEWLKLALRLILLVFLILILQFFRNPKRHTKPNDKQVVSPVDGKVVVIEEVFEKEFFNEKRLQVSVFMSPINVHVTRYPIGGKVVFSKYHPGKYLVAWHPKASEENERTTVVVENKTFGQVLYRQIAGALAKRIVNYAKVDDAAIQGADSGFIKFGSRVDLFLPLDTNIKVKLNQKVRGGESIIAETNE, via the coding sequence ATGTTTCATAAAGAGGGTTATAAGATAATTATTGTTACGTTTATACTGGTAATTTCATCTACTGTATTAGTTGATAATTTTGTAACTATTGAATGGTTAAAATTGGCTTTAAGGCTAATTCTTTTAGTATTTTTAATACTTATACTTCAGTTTTTCAGAAACCCAAAAAGACATACAAAACCTAACGACAAACAAGTAGTATCACCTGTTGATGGTAAAGTTGTAGTTATTGAGGAAGTTTTTGAAAAAGAGTTTTTCAACGAAAAACGTCTTCAGGTAAGTGTTTTTATGTCTCCAATAAATGTGCACGTTACACGCTACCCTATTGGCGGTAAAGTTGTTTTTAGCAAATACCATCCAGGAAAATATTTAGTTGCATGGCATCCAAAAGCCAGTGAAGAAAACGAACGTACTACGGTTGTTGTTGAAAACAAAACTTTCGGACAAGTACTTTACAGACAAATTGCAGGTGCTTTAGCTAAACGTATTGTTAACTACGCAAAAGTAGATGATGCCGCTATTCAAGGTGCTGATTCTGGTTTTATAAAGTTTGGTTCAAGAGTTGACTTATTTTTACCCTTAGACACCAATATTAAAGTAAAATTAAACCAAAAAGTAAGAGGTGGAGAAAGTATTATTGCAGAAACCAATGAGTAG
- a CDS encoding acyl-CoA-binding protein has translation MSSTEELDKEFQDAVDRVNAYTDPFPADVLLSLYAYYKKATNSYSKPNSKKAIINAFKTNALFQVKNISENEAKRQYIDLANHYFLYGK, from the coding sequence ATGAGTAGTACTGAAGAATTAGATAAAGAGTTTCAAGATGCTGTAGATCGTGTAAATGCTTACACCGATCCGTTTCCAGCTGATGTGCTTTTAAGTCTTTATGCCTATTACAAAAAGGCAACTAATTCATATAGTAAACCTAATAGTAAAAAAGCCATTATAAATGCATTTAAAACGAATGCTTTATTTCAGGTGAAAAATATAAGTGAAAATGAAGCTAAACGCCAATACATAGATTTAGCTAACCATTACTTTTTGTACGGTAAATAA
- the argS gene encoding arginine--tRNA ligase — MSLQQTLQNQVKQAVLASFDVSIDTVEFQATRKEFAGDITVVIFPMLRYVKGNPVQIGETIGNYLVDNVEEVKAFNVVKGFLNVEISDAYYMNFFNGIKNATDYGFVTPSPEDKAIMVEYSSPNTNKPLHLGHIRNNLLGYSVSEILKASGKKVYKTQIINDRGIHICKSMLAWEKFGNGETPETTGLKGDKLVGNYYVKFDQEYKKEIETLVAEGKSQEEAKKEAPLLLEAQNMLRKWESGDEKTVALWKTMNGWVYDGFAETYTNMGVDFDTLYYESNTYLLGKEFVAEGLKSGVFFKEEDGSVWCDLTEEGLDKKIVQRADGTAVYMTQDIGTAIQRIKDFPDVGGMVYTVGNEQDYHFQVLFIILKKLGFEWAKNLYHLSYGMVDLPSGKMKSREGTVVDADDLIDEMATTAEEISEELGKLDGYTEEEKKALYKTIGLGALKYYILKVDPKKRILFDPKESIDFQGNTGPFIQYTYARIQAILRRADFDYSKNLTVSEITLHEKEKELLKQLELFPEVIQNAATQHSPALIANYTYDLVKEFNSFYQNVSILGADNDDEKIFRVQLSKQVANTIKNAFSVLGIQVPERM, encoded by the coding sequence ATGAGCCTTCAACAGACTTTACAAAATCAAGTAAAACAAGCCGTTTTAGCATCTTTTGATGTATCGATTGATACCGTAGAATTTCAAGCAACAAGAAAAGAATTTGCAGGAGATATTACAGTCGTAATTTTCCCAATGTTACGCTATGTAAAAGGAAATCCTGTGCAAATAGGGGAAACTATAGGGAATTACCTTGTTGATAATGTTGAAGAAGTAAAAGCTTTTAATGTCGTTAAAGGGTTTTTAAATGTTGAAATCAGTGATGCTTACTACATGAACTTTTTCAATGGAATAAAGAATGCTACAGATTATGGTTTTGTAACACCAAGTCCGGAAGATAAAGCCATAATGGTTGAGTATTCATCTCCAAATACGAATAAGCCATTACACTTAGGACATATTAGAAACAACCTTTTAGGTTATAGTGTTTCTGAAATTTTAAAAGCTTCTGGAAAGAAAGTTTATAAAACACAAATTATTAACGACCGTGGTATTCATATCTGTAAAAGTATGTTGGCCTGGGAGAAATTTGGTAACGGAGAAACTCCTGAAACGACAGGTTTAAAAGGAGATAAGCTGGTAGGAAACTATTACGTGAAATTCGATCAGGAATATAAAAAGGAAATAGAAACTTTAGTTGCTGAAGGTAAATCACAAGAAGAAGCAAAAAAGGAAGCGCCTTTATTATTGGAAGCTCAAAACATGCTTCGTAAATGGGAATCTGGAGATGAAAAAACAGTTGCTCTTTGGAAAACCATGAACGGATGGGTATATGACGGATTTGCCGAAACTTATACCAACATGGGAGTAGATTTCGATACGTTATATTACGAAAGTAATACCTATTTATTAGGTAAAGAATTTGTTGCTGAGGGGCTTAAATCGGGTGTATTCTTCAAAGAGGAAGATGGCTCGGTGTGGTGTGATTTAACCGAAGAAGGATTAGATAAAAAAATTGTTCAACGCGCCGACGGAACAGCGGTTTACATGACACAGGATATTGGAACGGCAATTCAGCGTATTAAAGATTTTCCTGATGTTGGTGGGATGGTTTACACTGTAGGTAACGAACAGGATTATCACTTTCAGGTATTATTCATCATTCTTAAAAAATTGGGATTTGAATGGGCTAAAAATCTTTACCATTTAAGCTACGGAATGGTAGATTTACCAAGTGGAAAGATGAAGAGTAGAGAAGGAACCGTTGTAGATGCCGATGATTTAATTGATGAAATGGCGACGACAGCCGAAGAAATCTCAGAAGAATTAGGTAAACTTGATGGTTATACTGAAGAAGAGAAAAAGGCATTGTATAAAACGATTGGTTTGGGCGCTTTAAAGTATTACATTCTTAAAGTCGATCCTAAGAAACGTATTTTATTCGATCCTAAGGAATCTATCGATTTTCAAGGGAATACAGGGCCTTTTATTCAATATACTTACGCTAGAATTCAGGCGATTTTAAGAAGAGCAGATTTCGATTATTCTAAAAATTTAACTGTTTCGGAAATTACTTTACATGAAAAGGAAAAGGAACTTTTAAAACAGTTAGAGTTATTTCCGGAAGTGATTCAAAATGCGGCAACACAACATAGTCCGGCTTTAATTGCAAACTATACGTACGATTTAGTAAAAGAGTTTAATTCATTTTACCAGAATGTATCCATTTTAGGCGCGGATAATGATGATGAAAAAATATTTAGAGTTCAGCTTTCTAAACAAGTAGCCAATACTATAAAAAATGCATTTAGTGTTTTAGGAATTCAGGTTCCTGAGCGTATGTAG
- a CDS encoding tetratricopeptide repeat-containing sensor histidine kinase, producing the protein MRRIITLIVLTISTLLGFSQTQELDSLSIQLAFETQDSLKVETSLKIIELLYNNKNYDKAVKYIVESEKLSNSLNYTKGIAASTYYKSLIYAQKGDYINAINGYKKSKSIYQDLNDSTGVAKVNNSIGLLEIKRGNYSEGLQYCLAAIKELESLNLKSDLSLAYTNLAEAYYNIGATDYAIKFNLKALDVLEQLNDNEGILKTNLQLAELYSSNKEYRKSIEFYETVLNRTNKNNDSIRGRVYPKLGREYLKFNDYDKASQYLLEGLTLNRNSNDKAGLLLALNGLGDLNLRLNRLNLAEQQLYEAGTIAKSISNNNELLTYYKLMKDLDSTKHRFDRAYIWQREYYDLKQNIEQKGSSEIKTIKASDLEFNPNFDKEVSTTTQEPVNNFESQVQETQTGINKFKVVLYGLLAALAIVSTFLILIYVKRNSNIKYTQELEEKNIKIQLQNEAFAEQTQHLENVNNVKDKLFSIISHDLKDSLSSINGFINLMKEGSLTREEFDNLIPELSENANNASLLLFNLLNWSKSQMQSLDPKPSLFDIQEVFEAKVKLIEQRLESKGIELIDHSLRDFAYADRSMIEIVIQNLLANALKFCKKGDTITVNNHISNGSCIISVADTGIGISKENMDKLFKNSSFTTLGTNNEKGTGLGLSICKELVELNNGKIWVESTLNVGTTFYIQLPKSKPIN; encoded by the coding sequence ATGAGGAGAATAATTACTTTAATTGTACTTACTATATCTACACTGCTTGGTTTTTCACAAACTCAAGAGTTAGATAGTCTTTCTATACAATTGGCTTTCGAAACACAGGATTCACTTAAAGTAGAAACTTCTCTTAAAATCATTGAATTACTTTATAACAACAAAAATTACGATAAGGCTGTAAAGTATATAGTTGAAAGTGAAAAATTATCCAATAGTTTAAATTACACTAAAGGTATTGCTGCAAGTACTTACTACAAGTCTTTAATCTATGCCCAAAAAGGCGATTATATTAACGCTATAAACGGATATAAAAAGTCTAAATCTATTTATCAGGACCTTAACGATTCTACGGGCGTTGCTAAAGTGAACAATAGTATTGGGCTTTTAGAAATTAAACGAGGCAATTATTCTGAAGGTTTACAATATTGTTTAGCTGCTATTAAGGAATTAGAAAGTTTAAATCTAAAATCCGATCTATCTCTGGCTTATACCAATTTAGCTGAAGCTTATTACAATATCGGAGCCACAGATTATGCTATAAAATTTAATTTGAAAGCTCTCGATGTTCTCGAACAGTTAAACGATAATGAAGGTATTTTAAAAACCAACTTACAATTAGCTGAATTATATTCGAGTAATAAAGAATACCGAAAGTCTATAGAATTTTATGAAACAGTCCTCAATCGGACAAATAAAAATAACGACTCCATTCGAGGAAGGGTTTACCCGAAGCTCGGTCGGGAATATTTAAAATTCAATGACTACGACAAAGCCTCTCAATACCTCCTTGAAGGGTTAACACTAAACAGAAATTCTAATGATAAAGCCGGTTTACTACTGGCTTTAAATGGTTTAGGAGACTTAAACTTGCGCTTAAACCGATTAAACCTTGCCGAACAGCAACTTTATGAAGCGGGTACAATTGCAAAAAGCATTAGTAACAACAATGAGTTATTAACCTATTACAAACTCATGAAAGATCTGGATTCTACTAAACATAGATTTGACAGAGCTTACATTTGGCAACGTGAATATTACGATTTAAAACAAAACATAGAACAAAAAGGTTCCAGCGAAATTAAAACTATTAAAGCTTCCGATTTAGAATTTAACCCGAATTTTGACAAAGAGGTTTCAACAACCACTCAAGAACCTGTTAATAACTTTGAAAGTCAAGTTCAGGAAACGCAAACGGGTATAAACAAATTTAAAGTTGTTCTTTACGGATTGTTAGCTGCCTTAGCCATTGTATCAACATTTTTAATTTTAATTTACGTTAAGCGCAACAGCAATATAAAATACACTCAGGAATTAGAAGAAAAAAACATTAAAATTCAATTACAAAACGAAGCTTTCGCTGAACAGACTCAGCATCTGGAAAATGTAAACAATGTAAAAGACAAATTATTCTCTATTATATCTCACGACTTAAAAGACTCTTTATCTTCAATTAACGGCTTTATCAATTTAATGAAAGAAGGTTCATTAACTCGTGAAGAATTCGATAATTTAATTCCAGAATTAAGTGAAAACGCAAATAATGCTTCTTTACTACTTTTCAACTTACTAAACTGGTCTAAATCTCAAATGCAGTCATTAGACCCAAAACCTTCATTATTTGATATTCAGGAAGTTTTTGAAGCTAAAGTAAAACTTATTGAACAGCGCCTTGAAAGCAAAGGCATCGAACTTATAGACCATTCTTTACGTGACTTTGCTTATGCCGATAGAAGTATGATTGAAATCGTTATTCAGAATCTATTGGCCAATGCACTAAAATTCTGTAAAAAAGGAGACACCATAACAGTTAATAACCACATTAGTAATGGTAGCTGTATTATTAGCGTAGCCGATACTGGCATCGGCATTTCAAAAGAAAACATGGACAAACTATTTAAAAACAGTTCGTTCACCACTTTAGGCACCAACAACGAAAAAGGCACTGGATTAGGACTGTCTATCTGCAAAGAACTTGTAGAACTTAATAACGGTAAAATCTGGGTTGAAAGCACTTTAAATGTTGGAACTACATTCTACATTCAACTACCAAAATCTAAACCTATTAATTAA
- the ctlX gene encoding citrulline utilization hydrolase CtlX, translated as MQQTTNTILMIRPINFRMNEQTAVNNYYQKVIDNLLPQTVNAKAQEEFDAYVEKLRGIGLNVIVVNDTEEYDTPDSIFPNNWVSFHENGTIALYPMFAENRRLERREEVLLAVEEAGFVIHDVVDYTEAEDEGVFLEGTGSLILDRVNRKAYCALSPRADEELFIEFCEDFEYFPVIFTANQTVNGERKAIYHTNVMMCLGETFAVVCLSSIDDKKERKNLLTHLKSDGKEVIDITEDQVNNFAGNMLQVKGDNDEPYLIMSAAAHASLTEQQISKLEKHTKILSSSLDTIEACGGGSARCMMAEVFLPKA; from the coding sequence ATGCAACAGACAACAAATACCATTTTAATGATTCGTCCAATAAACTTCAGGATGAATGAACAGACCGCTGTGAATAACTATTACCAAAAGGTTATTGATAATTTATTACCTCAAACGGTAAACGCAAAAGCACAGGAGGAATTTGATGCTTACGTTGAAAAACTACGTGGTATTGGGTTGAATGTAATTGTTGTTAATGATACTGAGGAATATGATACTCCAGATTCTATTTTCCCAAATAACTGGGTGTCTTTTCATGAAAATGGAACGATTGCCTTATACCCCATGTTTGCAGAAAACAGACGTTTAGAACGTAGAGAAGAGGTTCTTTTGGCTGTTGAAGAAGCCGGTTTTGTTATTCATGATGTTGTAGATTATACCGAAGCTGAAGATGAGGGCGTTTTTTTAGAAGGTACCGGAAGTTTAATTTTAGATCGTGTAAATCGTAAAGCTTACTGTGCGTTATCACCTCGTGCAGATGAAGAGTTGTTTATTGAGTTTTGTGAAGATTTTGAATATTTTCCTGTAATATTTACTGCAAATCAAACGGTAAATGGCGAGCGTAAAGCCATATATCATACTAATGTTATGATGTGTTTAGGAGAAACCTTCGCGGTAGTGTGTTTAAGTAGTATAGACGATAAAAAAGAACGTAAAAATTTATTAACGCATCTAAAATCTGATGGTAAAGAAGTTATTGATATTACCGAAGATCAGGTAAATAATTTTGCTGGTAATATGCTTCAGGTAAAAGGCGATAATGATGAGCCTTATTTGATTATGAGTGCGGCCGCTCATGCCTCGTTAACCGAACAACAAATAAGTAAACTTGAAAAGCATACTAAAATTTTATCAAGTTCTTTAGATACTATTGAAGCTTGTGGTGGAGGAAGTGCGCGTTGTATGATGGCGGAAGTATTCTTGCCTAAAGCTTAA
- a CDS encoding cation diffusion facilitator family transporter produces the protein MSNEQTAIKTTYFSIIGNTSLALIKGLAGVFGNSYALIADAIESTTDIFSSVLVLLGLKYAKKPADDNHPYGHGKIEPLITFIVVAFLVTSATIIGYESIEHIQTPHKTPKPWTLIVLGAIIIWKEISFQIVIRKSRETHSSSLKADAWHHRSDAITSVMAFIGISIALIFGEGYETADDWAALLASGFILYNSYLIFRPALGEIMDEHLYDDLILEIREKSLEVPGILATEKCYIRKSGMRYHVDLHAMVNSNITVKEGHDLSHKLKDYLHSEITNLGNISIHIEPNDCSLDSCKHIIP, from the coding sequence ATGAGCAACGAACAAACTGCCATAAAAACCACATATTTCAGCATTATAGGCAACACTAGTTTAGCCTTAATAAAAGGGCTTGCTGGAGTTTTTGGTAATTCGTATGCTTTAATTGCCGATGCCATTGAATCGACCACCGATATCTTTTCTTCTGTTCTGGTGTTACTTGGACTTAAATATGCAAAAAAACCAGCCGATGACAATCACCCGTATGGGCACGGAAAGATAGAACCTTTAATTACATTTATTGTAGTGGCTTTTTTAGTGACTTCGGCTACGATTATTGGCTACGAAAGTATTGAACATATACAAACGCCACACAAGACTCCAAAACCATGGACGTTAATTGTTCTGGGAGCTATTATTATCTGGAAAGAAATCTCGTTTCAAATTGTCATTAGAAAAAGCAGAGAGACGCATAGTTCTTCACTTAAGGCTGATGCCTGGCATCACCGAAGCGATGCTATCACATCAGTCATGGCTTTTATTGGTATTTCTATTGCCTTAATTTTTGGTGAAGGTTATGAAACTGCCGATGACTGGGCTGCTCTTCTGGCTTCAGGTTTTATCCTTTACAATAGTTATTTGATTTTCAGACCTGCTTTGGGTGAAATAATGGATGAACATCTTTACGACGACCTAATTCTTGAGATAAGAGAAAAGTCGCTTGAAGTCCCAGGAATTTTAGCTACCGAAAAATGCTACATTAGAAAGTCTGGTATGCGTTATCATGTAGACCTGCATGCCATGGTAAACAGCAATATAACCGTAAAAGAAGGACATGATTTATCGCATAAACTAAAAGACTATCTGCATAGCGAAATAACCAACTTAGGAAATATTTCCATTCACATTGAACCAAACGATTGCAGTCTGGATAGTTGTAAACATATTATTCCCTAA
- a CDS encoding dimethylarginine dimethylaminohydrolase family protein: protein MLKLNIQNEISKLKAVVLGTAESNGPTPKVEECYDPKSIEHVLAGTYPKEADMIQEMDAVAKVFEKYGVQVFRPDVIKDCNQIFSRDIAFVIEDKMIRANILPNRDKEVHAIDYIWNQVEEENRIILSEECHVEGGDVMPWDDYIFVGTYSGENYPDLITARTNMDAVIALQELFPEKTVKSFELRKSNTNAKENALHLDCCFQPLGKGKAILHKNGFLIDREYQWLVDFFGEENIFEITKDEMYNMYSNVFSISEDVVISEKSFTRLNDWLRKEGFTVEEVPYSEIAKQEGLLRCSTMPLIRE from the coding sequence ATGCTAAAACTGAATATACAAAACGAAATTTCTAAGCTTAAAGCAGTTGTTCTAGGAACAGCAGAAAGCAACGGCCCTACACCTAAGGTTGAGGAATGCTACGACCCTAAAAGTATCGAACATGTGCTGGCAGGGACCTATCCAAAAGAAGCAGATATGATTCAGGAAATGGATGCTGTTGCCAAAGTTTTTGAGAAGTACGGGGTTCAAGTGTTTCGTCCTGATGTTATTAAGGATTGTAATCAGATATTTTCTCGTGACATTGCTTTTGTTATAGAGGATAAAATGATTCGGGCCAATATATTACCTAATCGCGATAAGGAAGTGCATGCCATAGATTATATCTGGAATCAGGTGGAAGAAGAGAATAGAATTATTCTTTCGGAAGAATGCCATGTTGAAGGTGGCGATGTCATGCCATGGGACGATTATATTTTTGTTGGAACTTACTCAGGTGAGAATTACCCAGATTTAATTACTGCGCGTACCAATATGGATGCCGTTATTGCTCTGCAAGAATTATTTCCGGAAAAGACCGTGAAGTCATTCGAGCTAAGAAAATCTAATACTAATGCTAAGGAGAATGCTTTGCATTTAGACTGTTGTTTTCAACCTTTAGGAAAAGGAAAAGCAATTCTTCATAAAAATGGCTTTTTAATTGATCGGGAATACCAATGGTTGGTTGACTTTTTCGGAGAAGAGAATATATTTGAAATCACGAAAGACGAAATGTATAACATGTATAGCAATGTGTTTTCAATTTCGGAGGATGTGGTAATTTCAGAGAAAAGTTTCACGAGATTAAACGATTGGTTACGAAAAGAAGGCTTTACTGTTGAAGAAGTGCCTTACTCGGAAATTGCTAAACAAGAAGGTTTGTTACGTTGCTCAACGATGCCTTTAATTAGGGAATAA
- a CDS encoding citrate synthase has protein sequence MANTATIEINGEKHEFPLIEGTEKEVAIDITNLRTATNGVITIDPGYKNTGACESGVTFLDGEQGILRYRGYSIEELAEKADFLEVAYLLIFGELPTKEQNEKFHNDIKAEAVVDEDVKKIVETFPRSAHPMGVIASLTSALTAFNPSSVNVDSEEDMYRAIVKILGKFPVLVAWTLRRKQGLPLNYGSDEIGYVENILKMMFEKPNHPYEQNKVLINALDKLLILHADHEQNCSTSTVRIVGSSHAGLFASLSAGISALWGPLHGGANQAVLEMLEAIKADGGDTKKYMAKAKDKSDPFRLMGFGHRVYKNFDPRARIIKKAADEVLGDLGVQDPILDIAKGLEKEALEDTYFVDRKLYPNVDFYSGIIYRAMGIPTDMFTVMFALGRLPGWIAQWREMRLRKEPIGRPRQIYIGATERKFVPVDER, from the coding sequence ATGGCTAATACTGCTACCATTGAAATAAACGGAGAAAAACATGAATTTCCGTTAATTGAAGGAACAGAGAAAGAAGTTGCAATAGATATTACAAATTTAAGAACAGCGACAAACGGAGTAATAACTATAGACCCGGGATATAAAAATACAGGCGCATGCGAAAGTGGGGTTACTTTTTTAGATGGTGAGCAAGGTATTTTAAGATATAGAGGTTATAGTATTGAAGAATTGGCCGAAAAGGCTGATTTCCTAGAGGTTGCTTATCTTCTAATTTTCGGAGAACTTCCAACAAAAGAACAAAACGAAAAATTTCATAACGATATTAAGGCAGAAGCTGTTGTAGATGAGGATGTAAAGAAAATTGTTGAAACATTCCCAAGATCTGCACACCCAATGGGTGTAATAGCCTCTTTAACGAGTGCGTTAACAGCATTTAATCCATCTTCAGTGAATGTAGATTCAGAAGAAGATATGTACAGGGCTATTGTGAAAATTTTAGGTAAATTCCCTGTTTTAGTAGCATGGACTTTACGTAGAAAGCAAGGCTTACCATTAAATTATGGTAGTGATGAAATTGGTTATGTAGAGAACATCTTAAAAATGATGTTTGAAAAACCTAATCACCCATATGAACAAAATAAAGTTTTAATCAATGCTTTAGATAAATTATTGATTTTACATGCAGATCATGAGCAAAACTGTTCAACTTCTACAGTAAGAATTGTAGGGTCATCGCACGCTGGATTATTTGCTTCTCTTTCAGCTGGTATTTCAGCTCTTTGGGGACCATTACATGGTGGTGCCAATCAAGCGGTTTTAGAAATGCTTGAAGCTATTAAAGCCGATGGTGGAGATACTAAAAAATATATGGCGAAAGCTAAGGATAAAAGCGATCCGTTCCGTTTAATGGGATTCGGACACCGTGTATACAAAAACTTCGATCCAAGAGCTAGAATCATTAAAAAGGCTGCTGATGAAGTGTTAGGAGACTTAGGTGTTCAAGATCCTATTTTAGATATAGCTAAAGGTTTAGAAAAAGAAGCATTAGAAGATACCTATTTTGTAGATAGAAAATTATATCCGAACGTAGATTTCTATTCAGGAATCATCTATAGAGCTATGGGAATCCCAACCGATATGTTTACGGTAATGTTCGCATTAGGTCGTTTACCAGGTTGGATTGCACAATGGAGAGAAATGCGTTTACGTAAAGAACCAATTGGAAGACCAAGACAAATTTATATTGGGGCTACCGAAAGAAAATTTGTTCCAGTAGACGAGAGATAA